The following proteins are co-located in the Salvelinus sp. IW2-2015 linkage group LG36, ASM291031v2, whole genome shotgun sequence genome:
- the LOC111959368 gene encoding endoribonuclease YbeY, with product MGVVLRNLQNVVPLRRARLRKDVETLRHILGIQKFDLGVICVDNRKIQRINNIYRKKNMPTDVLSFPFYEELRPGKLPCPIYRDELNLGDIFLGVEYLMKQCQQQSQDLHGILTSVTAHGICHLLGYRHETEEEWKEMLQKESYILNEFNRFTGRQLVPLTKKCSQEG from the exons ATGGGTGTAGTTCTACGGAATCTTCAGAACGTGGTGCCGCTGCGACGCGCGAGGCTACGGAAGGATGTGGAGACGTTGAGGCACATATTGGGCATCCAAAAATTTGATTTGGGAGTCATTTGCGTGGACAACCGCAAAATTCAACGCATCAATAACATTTATAGGAAAAAAAATATGCCCACTGATGTCCTCTCATTTCCATTCTATGAG gagCTGAGGCCTGGGAAGCTGCCTTGCCCCATTTACAGAGATGAACTGAACCTTGGAGACATTTTCTTGGGGGTTGAATACCTGATGAAACAGTGCCAGCAGCAATCTCAGGATCTTCATGGAATTCTCACA tCAGTCACTGCTCATGGAATCTGTCACTTGTTGGGTTACAGACATGAAACTGAGGAGGAGTGGAAAGAG ATGCTGCAGAAGGAAagctacatacttaatgagttcAACAGATTCACTGGCAGACAGCTGGTGCCTCTGACCAAGAAATGTAGCCAAGARGGGTGA